One Lentimicrobiaceae bacterium genomic region harbors:
- a CDS encoding NAD(P) transhydrogenase subunit alpha, translated as MIIGIPKEIMKGESRVSATPETVGMFVNNGFKVMVEKNAGLKAFFLDEEYVKAGAEIIDSAKEIFEKAQIILKVKEPQFNEEYNTHEVDLMRKGQYLITFLHPASPPNHKMISKLAENGVIGLTLDGIPRISRAQTMDALTSMSTCAGYKGILLAANALPEFVPNMFSAVGFEAPANVLVVGVGVAGLQALATAKRLGAVTYAADIRPAAVEQATSLGAEVIDLGVPQELAIAEGGYAKKLPQEWIIKEQQKLSEYLPKMDIVFLSALIPGKVAPILVTKDMVKSMKHGSVIVDISVDQGGNCEVTPPGTTEVIDGVTVIGIKNIPGMLPKSSTQMFSKNLFHLVEIISKDGELTLDTNDEIIKSILVTYDGKIVHEGTLEAMNL; from the coding sequence ATGATAATAGGTATTCCAAAAGAAATTATGAAAGGAGAGTCGAGAGTATCGGCTACTCCCGAAACCGTAGGAATGTTCGTAAACAACGGTTTTAAAGTTATGGTAGAAAAAAACGCCGGTTTAAAAGCTTTTTTTCTCGACGAAGAATATGTAAAAGCCGGAGCCGAAATTATTGACTCGGCAAAAGAAATTTTTGAAAAAGCTCAGATTATTTTAAAAGTAAAAGAGCCCCAATTCAACGAAGAGTACAATACTCACGAAGTTGACTTAATGCGTAAGGGGCAGTATTTAATTACATTCTTGCACCCTGCATCTCCACCAAACCACAAAATGATTTCCAAATTGGCTGAAAACGGAGTAATAGGTCTAACCTTAGACGGTATTCCACGTATTTCGAGAGCTCAAACAATGGATGCGCTAACATCTATGAGTACTTGTGCCGGTTACAAAGGTATTTTATTAGCAGCAAATGCTTTACCCGAATTTGTTCCTAATATGTTTTCGGCTGTAGGTTTTGAAGCTCCTGCAAATGTTTTAGTAGTTGGCGTTGGCGTAGCCGGTTTACAAGCACTTGCTACTGCTAAAAGATTAGGTGCGGTTACCTATGCCGCTGATATCAGACCTGCTGCTGTTGAGCAAGCTACCAGTTTAGGTGCAGAAGTTATAGACTTAGGTGTTCCGCAAGAATTAGCAATAGCTGAAGGCGGTTATGCAAAGAAATTACCACAAGAATGGATTATTAAAGAGCAACAAAAATTAAGCGAATATCTACCAAAAATGGACATCGTTTTCTTAAGCGCATTAATCCCAGGCAAAGTTGCTCCTATTCTTGTAACTAAAGACATGGTTAAGAGCATGAAACACGGTTCGGTTATTGTTGATATTTCGGTTGACCAAGGAGGAAACTGCGAAGTAACCCCTCCGGGAACTACAGAAGTAATTGACGGTGTTACCGTGATTGGCATTAAAAACATACCTGGAATGCTTCCAAAAAGCTCGACACAAATGTTTTCGAAAAACTTATTCCATCTTGTAGAGATTATTTCAAAAGACGGCGAACTTACTCTCGATACAAATGATGAAATAATTAAATCAATTCTTGTAACTTACGATGGTAAAATTGTTCACGAAGGGACATTAGAAGCCATGAATTTATAA
- a CDS encoding NAD(P)(+) transhydrogenase (Re/Si-specific) subunit beta — MSAITYIIICSVLSILVLVGISFMSKVKTAVLGNLLSAFSLFTGIVITLIYYNIFNVTTIYIFLAIGLILGYILAVRVKMIEMPQMVAIFNGLGGFASGLVGILSLEGIGINPNSPTEYVTFSNVTATLAIVVGFITLVGSLVAAGKLHKILAQRPVVWKNHQLINFVAIAISLLMVVFSVFLSRDGSVVFTPTFIVVISVLAASLFGLSFSIRVGGADMPITISLLNSLSGVAGAIAGMAIGDILLVAVGGIVGASGLLLTQIMCRAMNRHLMDILMGRTSVSSSDKGKTPKKDPEVKKTETAKADEGKSIEDIIKSAKSVIFVPGYGMALAQAQSHVKQLADRFIINGADVKFAIHPVAGRMPGHMSVLLAEADVPFNKLFEMQKINDDFKNTDLVIVIGANDVLNPAARDAEGTPIYGMPVLNVDHAKNIIICNFDTKPGYSGVDNPLYDNKENVTLFLGDAKESVNKLINIIIGKVDEKAETKVDNEEDKLNEKLKSAKSVIFVPGYGMALAQAQSHVKQLADKFIINGADVKFAIHPVAGRMPGHMSVLLAEADVPFNKLFEMQKINDDFKNTDLVIVVGANDVLNPAARDAEGTPIYGMPVLNVDHSKNIIICNFDTKPGYSGVDNPLYDNKENVILLLGDAKESVNKLINIISAKSDEKSETKKEDNLDDKLKSAKSVIFVPGYGMALAQAQSHVKQLADKLTANGADVKFAIHPVAGRMPGHMSVLLAEADVPFNKLYEMQKINDDFKNTDLVIVVGANDVLNPAARDAEGTPIYGMPVLNVDHSKNIIICNFDTKPGYSGVDNPLYDNKENVTLLLGDAKESVSKLINIFNN, encoded by the coding sequence ATGAGTGCAATTACATACATTATAATATGCTCGGTATTATCAATACTTGTTTTGGTTGGAATTTCCTTTATGAGCAAGGTAAAAACCGCCGTTTTAGGAAACTTGTTAAGTGCATTTAGCTTATTTACAGGAATAGTTATCACATTAATATATTACAATATTTTTAATGTAACGACCATATACATTTTTCTTGCAATAGGATTAATATTAGGATATATACTCGCAGTAAGGGTAAAAATGATAGAAATGCCACAAATGGTTGCTATTTTCAACGGTTTGGGCGGTTTCGCTTCCGGCTTGGTCGGTATTTTATCTCTTGAAGGTATAGGTATTAATCCAAACAGTCCAACCGAATATGTTACTTTTTCAAACGTTACAGCTACTTTAGCTATAGTTGTGGGTTTTATCACTCTTGTTGGAAGTTTGGTTGCTGCCGGCAAACTGCATAAAATTCTTGCTCAAAGACCTGTAGTTTGGAAAAATCATCAACTTATCAATTTTGTTGCTATAGCAATTTCTTTGTTGATGGTTGTATTCTCTGTATTTTTAAGTAGAGATGGTTCAGTTGTATTTACACCCACCTTTATAGTTGTAATAAGTGTTTTGGCAGCATCGTTGTTTGGTTTGTCATTCTCTATAAGAGTTGGCGGAGCCGATATGCCCATTACAATTTCTTTGCTCAACTCATTGAGCGGTGTAGCAGGTGCTATTGCAGGTATGGCTATTGGCGATATTTTATTGGTTGCAGTTGGAGGTATTGTTGGAGCATCAGGATTGTTACTAACACAAATTATGTGTAGAGCAATGAACAGACATCTTATGGATATCTTAATGGGTAGAACTTCCGTTAGCTCGTCAGACAAAGGAAAAACACCTAAAAAAGACCCCGAAGTCAAAAAGACTGAAACTGCAAAAGCTGATGAAGGTAAATCTATAGAAGATATTATCAAATCGGCTAAATCGGTGATTTTTGTTCCAGGATACGGTATGGCTCTAGCTCAAGCACAATCGCATGTAAAACAGCTTGCAGATAGATTTATAATAAACGGAGCAGACGTTAAATTTGCAATTCACCCCGTGGCTGGACGTATGCCCGGACATATGAGTGTACTGCTTGCCGAAGCTGACGTGCCTTTCAACAAATTGTTTGAAATGCAAAAAATTAATGACGATTTCAAAAATACCGACTTGGTTATCGTGATTGGTGCAAACGACGTTTTGAATCCTGCAGCTAGAGATGCCGAAGGCACACCTATCTATGGAATGCCTGTACTTAACGTCGACCATGCTAAAAACATAATTATTTGCAACTTCGACACAAAACCGGGGTATTCTGGCGTTGATAACCCATTGTACGACAACAAAGAAAATGTTACTCTTTTCTTAGGCGATGCCAAAGAATCGGTTAATAAACTTATCAATATTATTATTGGCAAAGTTGATGAAAAAGCAGAGACTAAAGTTGACAACGAAGAAGATAAACTTAACGAGAAACTAAAATCGGCGAAATCGGTTATTTTTGTTCCCGGATATGGTATGGCTCTTGCTCAAGCACAGTCGCACGTAAAACAACTTGCCGACAAGTTTATAATAAACGGAGCAGACGTTAAATTTGCTATTCACCCTGTGGCAGGACGTATGCCCGGACATATGAGTGTGTTGCTTGCCGAAGCCGACGTGCCTTTCAACAAATTGTTTGAAATGCAGAAAATTAACGACGATTTTAAAAATACCGACTTGGTTATCGTTGTTGGTGCAAACGACGTTTTGAACCCCGCTGCCAGAGATGCAGAAGGCACACCAATATACGGAATGCCCGTGCTCAACGTCGACCACAGCAAAAACATAATAATTTGCAACTTCGACACAAAGCCCGGATACTCCGGCGTTGATAACCCATTGTACGACAACAAAGAAAATGTTATTCTTTTGCTTGGCGATGCCAAAGAATCGGTTAATAAACTTATTAATATTATTTCGGCTAAGTCTGATGAAAAAAGCGAGACTAAAAAAGAAGACAATCTTGATGACAAATTAAAATCTGCGAAATCGGTGATTTTTGTACCAGGATATGGTATGGCTCTAGCTCAAGCTCAGTCGCATGTAAAACAACTTGCCGATAAATTAACAGCCAACGGTGCTGATGTTAAATTTGCTATTCACCCTGTGGCAGGACGTATGCCCGGACATATGAGTGTGTTGCTTGCCGAAGCTGACGTACCTTTCAACAAGTTGTATGAAATGCAGAAAATTAACGACGACTTCAAAAATACCGACTTGGTTATTGTTGTTGGCGCAAACGACGTTTTAAATCCGGCTGCCAGAGATGCTGAAGGTACACCTATTTATGGAATGCCTGTGCTTAATGTCGATCACAGCAAAAACATAATAATTTGCAACTTCGACACCAAACCAGGATACTCCGGCGTTGATAATCCGCTGTACGATAACAAAGAAAATGTTACTCTTCTGTTAGGCGACGCCAAAGAATCGGTTAGTAAGCTTATTAATATTTTTAATAACTAA
- a CDS encoding NAD(P) transhydrogenase subunit alpha, with the protein MNPIYLILIFLVSTIVGYLIIKNVPALLHTPLMSGMNALSGISVLGALVAVGFSFSPFVLVGQIVGGIAIICAAINVMGGFGVTHRMLKMFNKKEKK; encoded by the coding sequence ATGAACCCTATTTACTTAATTTTAATTTTTTTAGTTTCCACAATTGTTGGATATCTAATAATAAAAAACGTGCCGGCGTTGTTGCACACGCCTTTAATGTCGGGAATGAATGCATTGTCGGGAATTTCCGTGCTTGGAGCTCTTGTAGCTGTCGGATTTTCATTTAGTCCATTTGTACTAGTTGGACAAATAGTTGGCGGTATTGCTATAATATGCGCTGCCATCAACGTTATGGGTGGGTTTGGAGTTACCCATCGCATGCTTAAAATGTTTAACAAAAAAGAAAAGAAATAG
- a CDS encoding SPOR domain-containing protein, translating into MKKISLPFILILIIVFSFSELVAQSSKTSYTAGEREIFNQINLLRKSEQKSQLVLSDKLSYVAQLHITDLKDNYKSETGCSLHSWSDKGNWSACCNAKNMEGINCMKVKPNEITGYEGLGFELIYWDNQRVNANEAVEMWTENQASKDMILCTGKWSSFDWKVMGVAMDDNYAIIWFGNRLETSPVVQQQTKPTSIESTTTKNIEDNTTNIGELSSSKYHIVVSSLKSREIAQETVDKYKKQGYKNAKVIDNKSLHRIIIDSFNNESDARKALSDYKAQFPDCWLLIL; encoded by the coding sequence ATGAAAAAAATAAGTCTTCCATTTATTTTAATATTAATAATTGTTTTTTCTTTCAGCGAATTAGTAGCTCAATCCAGCAAAACTAGTTATACTGCCGGCGAAAGAGAAATATTTAATCAGATTAATTTGTTAAGAAAAAGTGAACAGAAGTCTCAATTGGTACTTTCCGACAAGTTGAGTTATGTAGCACAACTTCATATAACAGACTTGAAAGACAACTACAAATCGGAGACGGGTTGCAGCCTGCACAGTTGGAGCGATAAAGGGAATTGGTCGGCGTGCTGTAATGCGAAAAACATGGAAGGGATTAACTGCATGAAAGTAAAACCCAATGAAATAACCGGTTACGAGGGCTTAGGCTTTGAGCTTATTTATTGGGATAACCAAAGAGTTAACGCTAACGAAGCTGTAGAAATGTGGACAGAAAATCAAGCATCGAAAGATATGATTTTGTGCACGGGTAAGTGGTCATCGTTCGATTGGAAAGTTATGGGTGTGGCAATGGACGACAATTACGCTATTATATGGTTTGGCAACAGATTGGAGACAAGTCCCGTTGTACAACAACAAACTAAACCTACAAGTATAGAAAGTACTACCACCAAAAATATAGAAGATAATACCACCAACATTGGCGAATTGTCGAGCAGCAAATACCATATTGTTGTTTCAAGTCTGAAATCGAGAGAAATAGCACAAGAAACGGTTGATAAATACAAAAAACAGGGTTATAAAAATGCTAAAGTCATTGATAATAAATCGTTACACAGAATTATTATAGACTCTTTTAACAACGAAAGCGATGCTCGTAAAGCTCTAAGCGATTATAAAGCGCAATTCCCCGATTGCTGGTTGTTGATTTTGTAG